One Bradyrhizobium zhanjiangense DNA segment encodes these proteins:
- a CDS encoding GNAT family N-acetyltransferase, whose amino-acid sequence MPTISVERTIGTTKKAVLAGLAGYNHEHMGTQRLKGLAVSLKDRGKIVGGVVGQIWTTVLFIQFFWIEQKHRGQGHGTKLIAAIEDEARRLGAIRSHVDTMSFQAPGFYRSCGYDEFGAIDGYPGGVTRHSFTKSL is encoded by the coding sequence ATGCCAACCATCTCCGTCGAGCGCACCATTGGGACCACCAAGAAGGCTGTGCTCGCCGGGCTCGCTGGCTACAACCACGAGCACATGGGGACGCAGAGACTGAAGGGCCTTGCTGTCTCGCTAAAGGACCGTGGCAAAATCGTCGGTGGGGTCGTCGGTCAGATCTGGACAACGGTTCTGTTCATTCAGTTCTTCTGGATCGAGCAGAAACATCGCGGCCAAGGTCATGGAACGAAGTTGATCGCGGCGATCGAGGACGAGGCAAGACGGCTCGGCGCAATCCGATCCCATGTGGACACGATGAGTTTCCAGGCGCCGGGCTTCTATCGTTCCTGCGGATACGACGAATTCGGCGCCATTGACGGCTATCCCGGCGGCGTGACGCGCCATTCGTTTACGAAGTCGCTATGA